A window of the Dunckerocampus dactyliophorus isolate RoL2022-P2 chromosome 21, RoL_Ddac_1.1, whole genome shotgun sequence genome harbors these coding sequences:
- the LOC129174264 gene encoding rho GTPase-activating protein 21 isoform X2 — protein MLAQRNGLPSGCKPLPLRDLPDLHDVESEGCCSLSASPSSGSCPWARLAGVDGCLSEPYCLWFQLLARAYWGELELGLKSSTRGVSWARLREASRKNCVRSRAKQKDGPDQSDTSAIASPVAEEEPFSWPGPKTLCLHRTTQGFGFTLRHFIVYPPESAVHNSLKDEENGSRGRQRSRLEPMDTIFVKQVKEGGPAHGAGLCTGDRIVKVNGESIIGKTYSQVIALIQNSDTSLELCVMPKDEDILQLAYSQDAYLKGNVAYSGNAQNIPEPPPICYPRIEIKAASKAEAPQPSAVNNTPRESTEKGYRVEIPVPPSPPALQTSKTALCVSNDNLRTATIQSEQVDGGVHLVRAGPSHRTEENQYCPSTETGSPIPRPLISSLPGGAQLQCPSPRLSEPSTYCPSLRPSPVYSDNVPSPVRASLTAASPDTFSTAVSPKVNHHSPSPTPPSSSPHQNIDWRNYTTYKDYIDAKRLHSYGCRTIQERLDSLRAAANSSSAYTQQRTPPQCASQRGLMASQVRRRSTSTDRGVNGGNHSTPLRSASQDRLGAGSEQTRNWPRSASQDALPFSGPVGVTKPRARSYDHLGQQPTEHGLSSGERSVLEDRLLLCQGEEARASRQGAGQRALPHLNRSLTGQDSDGQGSGLSNTPLADRPCSKGMTDSLQPLRTDGNITRPSRLPVKNSITEPSTASMKTTDLLKDQRFTGNHVGYTSPLHLELRGRADSLKLENRSEASFVARSSSCSGPSCKMPMQRQTQSGSVASSFSTTTNGVVTQKPKAREVSTNTPVRTNGGLTEGVEGRDATVVVLRKDKNSGSAHARPPSYVFAVSDNQGSHKSPPLLKAGSVDAVTCWSDSCREMHLKRLGGIQQKYGSNNLDDSLDSIPFIDEPSSPSMDLDTVNIPASAVISTTPIITTIPPSPTATSPLMRRQMSHDHDSLRLTIIESDSGGKTERSLSYDEGLDNYREEGGGRSLIAGLKGLRKTMDRSSEDSGSRRDSSSDVFCDATREGLLHFKQLNTDKGKRVGGGMRPWKQMYAVLRGHYLCLYKDKKDGQAHANCQTTDEPLPISIKACLIDISYSDTKRKNVLRLTTSDCEYLFQAEDREDMLAWIRVIQESSNLDEENAAFTSHDLISRKIREYNTLMSPTGSKTEPSPRSSRQSLSIRQTLLGGKGDSKALSPNSPKPEQEKKTMHKDDTSPPKDKGTWRKGIPGLMRKPFERKPSPGVTFGVRLDDCPPAQNNKFVPLIVEVCCKLVEERGLEYTGIYRVPGNNAAISNMQEELNNKGMNDIDIQDDKWRDLNVISSLLKSFFRKLPEPLFTNDKYADFIEANRIEDPVERLKVLKRLLHELPDHHYETLKFLSAHLKTVADNSEKNKMEPRNLAIVFGPTLVRTTEDNMTHMVTHMPDQYKIVETLIQNYDWFFTEEGNGDPVTVSHEESAVESQPIPNIDHLLTNIGRTGTPQGEVSDSPTSDSARSKGSWGSGKDQSSRDLLVSSIFAAASRKRKKSKEKAQPSSSDDDLDAVFLRKEIPVQKVDPHGETWTDINLKQQENDRRAEMTPKAKRDHKHPSPNMSPNISYQGAPQGKASLSDPPSDLGTMSSGASVPRSQPKRSIMGASADHQAGVCIGSAAGVEAEVGSITSDYSTTSSITFLTGADSMALSPELQGGEEADDERSELVSEGRPMETDSESDFPVFAPGGGSSQSTPCPVQEKLEGEGGAAQRNTATKMEARRLFPTHKMIECDTLSRRWSLRQKTDSESSVEAGSGERGEGRAESSTRLSRVLEVMKKGRSTSSLSSSSRSESERSEPAWHLKITERIKFRLRTSADDMFTQKSRAPDGRRRNNIRRRHTMGGQRDFAELAAINDWQEQGGVDQTAELLSADPHQPRRTSHDFNIRDWITRDRCRGGSEDEGEALPNSTEVPPKAVPEETDAQEAAPERPPINGKSKASLGDDAHPHKLSGTHVVRSRFYQYL, from the exons ATGCTAGCCCAGAGGAACGGGCTTCCTTCGGGCTGCAAGCCGCTTCCTCTGAGGGATCTACCTGACCTACACGACGTGGAATCTGAGGGCTGCTGTTCCCTTTCCGCATCCCCGTCATCTGGAAGCTGTCCTTGGGCTCGGCTGGCCGGGGTGGACGGTTGCTTGTCGGAACCTTATTGTCTTTGGTTCCAGCTTTTAGCCAGAGCCTACTGGGGAGAATTGGAACTGGGGCTCAAGAGTTCCACCCGCGGCGTTTCCTGGGCTCGGCTTCGGGAAGCCTCCAGGAAGAACTGTGTACGATCACGg GCCAAGCAGAAGGATGGTCCCGACCAGAGCGACACGTCGGCCATCGCTTCTCCCGTGGCTGAGGAGGAGCCTTTCTCCTGGCCTGGGCCCAAGACGCTGTGCCTGCATCGGACTACTCAAGGCTTTGGCTTTACGTTACGCCACTTCATCGTCTACCCACCCGAGTCTGCAGTGCACAACTCTCTCAAG GATGAAGAGAATGGCAGCCGAG GGAGACAACGAAGCCGCCTGGAGCCAATGGACACCATTTTTGTCAAGCAAGTGAAGGAGGGAGGCCCCGCCCACGGAGCTGGACTCTGTACAG GGGATCGCATCGTGAAGGTGAATGGAGAGAGCATCATCGGGAAGACCTACTCGCAGGTCATCGCCTTGATCCAGAACAG TGATACCTCGCTGGAACTTTGTGTGATGCCAAAGGATGAGGACATTTTGCAGCTG GCATATTCTCAGGATGCATATCTCAAAGGAAATGTGGCATACAGCGGAAATGCCCAGAACATCCCTGAGCCGCCACCCATATGCTACCCTCGCATAGAAATTAAGGCTGCGAGCAAGGCTGAGGCACCACAGCCCTCCGCTGTCAACAACACCCCCAGAGAGTCAACAGAGAAGGGCTACCGAGTGGAGATCCCTGTTCCCCCATCACCTCCAGCACTGCAGACCTCCAAGACAGCGCTCTGTGTCAGTAATGACAACTTGAGGACAGCGACCATTCAATCTGAACAAGTTGATGGGGGTGTCCACTTGGTTCGGGCAGGCCCCAGCCACAGGACTGAGGAGAACCAATACTGTCCTTCAACAGAAACAGGTTCTCCTATACCCAGACCCCTTATCTCTTCACTTCCAGGAGGTGCACAGTTGCAGTGTCCTTCTCCTCGTCTCTCAGAGCCCTCAACATACTGCCCTTCCCTGAGACCTAGCCCGGTCTATTCCGACAATGTACCTTCCCCAGTACGGGCTTCTCTTACTGCTGCCTCACCGGACACATTCTCCACTGCCGTGTCACCCAAAGTCAACCATCATTCACCCTCTCCAACCCCCCCTTCCTCCTCTCCTCATCAGAACATTGACTGGAGAAACTACACCACCTACAAGGACTACATTGACGCCAAGAGGCTGCACAGCTATGGCTGCCGTACCATCCAGGAGCGCTTGGACAGTTTGCGTGCTGCTGCCAATTCCAGCTCTGCTTACACCCAACAGCGCACACCCCCTCAATGTGCCAGTCAGAGAGGGTTGATGGCCTCTCAAGTCAGACGGAGGAGCACATCGACTGATCGTGGAGTAAATGGAGGCAATCACAGCACTCCATTACGAAGTGCCTCCCAGGACAGGCTTGGAGCAGGCTCAGAGCAGACCAGAAACTGGCCTCGGAGTGCTTCCCAAGATGCTCTACCTTTTTCCGGCCCTGTAGGGGTTACCAAACCTCGAGCAAGGTCTTATGACCATCTGGGCCAGCAGCCTACAGAACATGGGCTCAGCTCTGGAGAGAGGAGTGTTTTAGAGGACAGACTTCTGCTTTGCCAAGGAGAGGAAGCGAGAGCCAGCAGGCAGGGAGCAGGCCAAAGAGCTTTACCTCATCTCAATCGGAGTCTCACTGGCCAGGATTCAGATGGACAAGGAAGTGGATTATCTAATACCCCTTTAGCTGATCGACCATGTAGCAAAGGTATGACAGATTCTCTACAACCATTAAGGACTGATGGCAACATTACAAGGCCCTCACGTCTACCTGTTAAAAATTCCATCACAGAACCCTCAACTGCCTCCATGAAAACCACAGACTTGCTCAAAGACCAAAGATTCACTGGAAACCATGTGGGCTACACATCTCCTCTGCACTTGGAGCTCAGGGGTCGGGCTGACAGTCTAAAACTGGAGAACAGGTCAGAGGCCAGTTTCGTGGCCAGGTCCTCCTCTTGTTCAGGTCCCTCATGTAAAATGCCCATGCAGAGACAAACCCAGAGTGGAAGTGTCGCCTCTTCTTTTTCCACCACCACAAATGGAGTCGTGACCCAAAAGCCAAAGGCTAGAGAAGTTTCCACCAACACCCCTGTACGAACCAATGGCGGTCTTACAGAGGGTGTCGAAGGACGTGATGCAACAGTGGTAGTCCTAAGAAAGGACAAAAACTCAGGATCTGCTCACGCTCGCCCTCCGTCCTATGTCTTTGCCGTTAGTGATAACCAAGGGAGCCATAAGTCACCACCATTGTTGAAGGCTGGTTCTGTTGACGCAGTGACGTGTTGGTCTGACAGCTGCAGAGAAATGCATCTAAAGAGGCTGGGAGGCATACAGCAGAAGTATGGCTCAAACAACTTGGACGACTCCTTGGATTCTATCCCCTTCATAG ATGAACCCTCGAGTCCCAGCATGGACCTGGACACGGTCAACATCCCCGCCTCCGCTGTGATCTCCACAACACCAATCATCACCACCATACCCCCAAGCCCCACAGCTACGTCCCCCCTTATGCGCCGCCAGATGTCACATGATCATG ATTCTCTCCGTCTCACAATTATTGAGTCAGATTCTGGTGGTAAAACGGAGCGGTCCTTGTCATATGATGAAGGCTTGGATAACTACCGGGAAGAGGGTGGCGG AAGGTCCTTGATAGCTGGGCTGAAAGGACTCAGGAAG ACAATGGACAGGTCTTCAGAAGATTCCGGGTCCAGGAGAGATTCATCATCTGACGTCTTTTGCGATGCCACTAGGGAGGGTCTTCTGCATTTCAAGCAGCTAAACACAGACAAAGGAAAG CGCGTTGGAGGCGGCATGCGCCCATGGAAGCAGATGTACGCCGTGCTGAGAGGCCACTACCTCTGTCTGTACAAGGACAAAAAAGATGGGCAGGCGCACGCCAACTGTCAAACCACGGACGAGCCTCTACCCATCAGCATCAAGGCCTGTTTGATCGACATCTCCTACAGTGACACCAAACGGAAAAATGTGCTGCGGCTCACCACGTCAGACTGCGAGTACCTGTTCCAGGCCGAGGACCGGGAGGACATGCTGGCCTGGATACGAGTCATCCAGGAAAGCAGCAACTTGGACGAGGAG aatgcggCCTTCACCAGCCATGACCTCATCAGCCGGAAGATCAGGGAGTACAACACCTTAATGAG CCCGACAGGCAGCAAGACGGAACCGTCACCCAGATCGTCTCGCCAGTCTCTGAGCATTAGGCAGACCCTGCTTGGGGGAAAAGGAGATTCCAAAGCCCTGAGTCCAAACTCCCCCAAGCCTGAGCAGGAAAAGAAGACCATGCATAAAG ATGACACCAGCCCCCCTAAGGACAAAGGGACGTGGAGAAAGGGTATCCCGGGACTAATGAGGAAACCTTTTGAGAGGAAACCCTCTCCTGGGGTCACATTTGGAGTGAGACTGGACGACTGTCCTCCTGCACAGAACAACAAG TTTGTGCCGCTGATTGTGGAGGTTTGCTGCAAGTTGGTGGAGGAGCGAGGGCTGGAATACACGGGAATCTACAGGGTGCCGGGAAACAACGCTGCAATCTCCAACATGCAGGAGGAGCTCAATAACAAGGGCATGAACGACATAGATATCCAGGATGAT AAATGGCGGGACCTCAATGTGATCAGCAGTTTGCTGAAGTCCTTCTTCCGAAAGCTCCCTGAGCCACTCTTCACCAATG ATAAGTATGCAGACTTCATCGAGGCCAACAGGATTGAGGACCCAGTGGAGAGGCTCAAAGTGCTCAAGAGGCTG CTTCATGAGCTGCCAGATCATCACTACGAAACGCTCAAGTTCCTCTCtgctcatttaaaaactgtagcAGACAACTCTGAGAAGAACAAG ATGGAACCGAGGAATCTGGCCATCGTATTTGGTCCCACACTGGTGCGCACCACCGAGGACAACATGACCCACATGGTGACACATATGCCGGACCAGTACAAGATAGTTGAGACCCTCATTCAGAAT TACGACTGGTTTTTCACTGAAGAGGGCAATGGAGATCCAGTG ACAGTGTCGCACGAAGAGAGCGCTGTGGAGTCGCAGCCGATACCAAACATCGACCACCTGCTCACCAACATCGGGCGCACAGGCACGCCGCAGGGCGAAGTATCAG ATTCTCCCACCAGCGACTCAGCTAGGTCAAAG GGTTCCTGGGGCTCAGGGAAGGACCAGTCCAGCCGAGATCTCCTGGTctcctccatttttgctgcagcCAGCCGCAAGAGAAAGAAGTCCAAGGAGAAAGCGCAGCCAAGCAGCTCTGATGATGACCTGGATGCAGTTTTCCTCAGGAAAGAAATCCCCGTACAGAAGGTGGACCCTCATGGGGAGACTTGGACTGACATCAACCTGAAGCAACAGGAGAATGACAGAAGGGCCGAGATGACACCCAAAGCCAAGAGGGACCACAAGCACCCCTCCCCAAATATGTCACCCAACATCAGCTACCAAGGTGCTCCTCAGGGAAAAGCTTCCTTATCCGATCCTCCATCCGATTTAGGCACCATGAGCTCTGGAGCGTCAGTGCCACGCTCACAGCCTAAAAGGTCGATAATGGGAGCATCTGCAGACCATCAAGCGGGAGTATGCATCGGATCTGCAGCAGGCGTCGAGGCAGAGGTAGGCTCCATCACCTCAGACTACTCAACCACCTCATCCATCACCTTCCTGACCGGAGCGGATTCCATGGCGCTAAGTCCAGAGCTGCAGGGCGGTGAAGAGGCAGACGATGAACGCAGCGAGTTGGTCAGCGAGGGTCGACCCATGGAGACAGACAGCGAGAGCGATTTCCCGGTGTTTGCTCCAGGGGGTGGCAGCAGCCAGTCCACACCTTGTCCGGTGCAGGAAAAGCTAGAGGGGGAAGGGGGAGCTGCCCAGAGGAACACGGCAACAAAAATGGAAGCAAGGCGTCTTTTCCCGACACACAAGATGATCGAATGCGACACACTCTCTCGCAGGTGGTCGCTCAGACAGAAGACGGACAGCGAGTCGTCGGTGGAGGCGGGCAGCGGGGAGCGTGGCGAGGGCAGGGCGGAGTCTTCCACGCGGCTTTCGCGGGTGTTGGAGGTGATGAAGAAGGGGCGGTCCACCAGCAGCCTCAGCTCGTCGTCGCGCAGCGAGTCGGAGCGCTCTGAACCAGCCTGGCACCTCAAGATCACAGAGCGCATTAAATTCCGCTTACGCACATCTGCCGACGACATGTTCACGCAGAAGAGCCGTGCCCCCGATGGACGCAGGAGAAACAACATCCGACGGAGGCATACCATGGGCGGCCAAAGAGACTTCGCCGAATTGGCCGCCATCAACGACTGGCAGGAGCAGGGCGGGGTGGACCAGACGGCAGAGCTGTTGTCTGCGGACCCCCACCAGCCCAGACGCACCTCTCATGACTTCAACATCCGGGACTGGATCACCAGGGATCGGTGCCGGGGAGGGAGCGAAGACGAGGGGGAAGCCTTGCCAAACAGCACAGAGGTACCACCCAAAGCAGTCCCTGAAGAAACAGACGCCCAGGAGGCGGCACCTGAGCGGCCGCCCATTAACGGCAAAAGCAAAGCTTCACTCGGGGATGACGCGCACCCTCACAAACTGTCGGGAACGCACGTGGTCCGCTCACGGTTCTATCAGTACCTCTGA